The following are encoded together in the Silurus meridionalis isolate SWU-2019-XX chromosome 2, ASM1480568v1, whole genome shotgun sequence genome:
- the loxl3b gene encoding lysyl oxidase homolog 3B isoform X3: MKHFQQWRQIVFLVFGIWVPSCFTQTASTVRPSPTPTLKSPEQLKFRLAGHPRKHNEGRIEVFYKGEWGTICDDDFSLANAQVLCRQLGFVSATGWAHSAKYGKGAGKIWLDNVQCSGSERSISVCKSRGWGNSDCTHDEDAGVICKDERLPGFVDSNVIEVQVDERNVEEVRLRSVVASKRLPVIEGVVEVKYKDSWAQICDNGWTPKNSRVVCGMMGFPHERKVNKNFYKNFRKRSAEPKVKIRVKADRQEAKAKAITKASSKSKPANSATAKRLTTERQKNYFLVHSVACLGTEVHLAACPLEFNQANATGNCPGGMPAVVSCVPGPEYAHNRAMKKKLKSLSTVRLKGGAKPGEGRVEVLKGSEWGTVCDDRWNMQSASVVCRELGYGSAKEALTGARMGQGIGPIYMNEVQCTGHERSLRNCQYKNITEEDCKHTEDAAVRCNVPYMGFEKTVRITGGRTRYEGRVEVLRTSTNGSQHWGLICGEGWGTKEAMVVCRQLGLGYSNHGMQVRLVGGRSEYEGRVEVWVGQRWGSVCSEGWTTKEAMVACKQLGLGFSMHAITETWYWDGSNVTNMVMSGVKCTGEELDLSQCQKHKTVTCQKTATRFAAGVICSETASDLVLNAPLVQQTAYIEDRPLHMLYCAAEEDCLSKSAAKVNWPYGHRRLLRFSSQIHNIGRADFRPKAGRHSWVWHACHGHYHSMDIFTHYDLLSVNGTKVAEGHKASFCLEDSECQEGVSKRYECANFGDQGITVGCWDLYRHDIDCQWIDITDVKPGNYIMQVVINPNFEVSESDYTNNAMKCNCKYDGHRIWFHNCHTGDAFSEEAERRFEKYPGQINNEIS; this comes from the exons ATGAAGCACTTTCAGCAGTGGAGACAAATAGTCTTCCTCGTTTTTGGCATTTGGGTTCCATCGTGCTTCACTCAGACAGCGTCCACTGTGCGCCCAAGTCCCACACCAACATTGAAGTCGCCTGAACAGCTGAAGTTTCGACTGGCTGGTCATCCGCGAAAGCACAATGAGGGCCGAATTGAGGTTTTTTATAAGGGCGAATGGGGAACCATCTGTGATGATGACTTCTCACTGGCCAATGCTCAAGTGCTCTGTCGCCAGCTCGGGTTTGTGTCTGCTACAGGCTGGGCCCACAGCGCCAAATACGGAAAGGGCGCAG GTAAGATCTGGTTAGATAATGTGCAGTGCAGTGGTAGTGAGAGGAGTATATCCGTGTGTAAGTCACGTGGATGGGGCAACAGTGACTGTACTCATGATGAAGATGCTGGGGTGATCTGTAAGGATGAGAGGCTGCCAGGATTTGTTGACTCCAACGTCATAGAG GTTCAGGTGGATGAAAGGAATGTGGAGGAGGTGCGTCTTCGGTCGGTGGTCGCCAGCAAGCGGTTGCCAGTCATAGAGGGAGTAGTGGAAGTGAAGTATAAAGACAGCTGGGCTCAAATCTGCGATAACGGCTGGACACCTAAAAATTCAAGGGTTGTCTGTGGCATGATGGGTTTCCCTCATGAGAGGAAGGTCAACAAGAACTTCTACAA GAATTTCAGAAAGAGATCAGCTGAGCCAAAAGTCAAAATTAGAGTAAAAGCAGACAG GCAAGAAGCCAAAGCTAAAGCTATCACTAAAGCTAGCTCTAAGTCTAAACCTGCCAACTCAGCTACAGCCAAAAG ACTCACTACCGAGCGGCAGAAGAATTACTTCCTGGTTCACTCTGTGGCATGTTTAGGCACAGAGGTGCACCTAGCTGCCTGTCCTCTGGAGTTCAACCAGGCCAATGCCACTGGAAACTGCCCAGGTGGTATGCCTGCTGTCGTCAGCTGTGTGCCTGGACCAGAGTATGCCCATAACCGCGCCATGAAGAAAAAACTCAAATCCTTG AGCACAGTGCGCCTGAAGGGTGGAGCAAAGCCAGGAGAAGGCCGTGTGGAGGTGCTGAAGGGAAGTGAATGGGGGACGGTGTGTGATGATCGCTGGAACATGCAGTCTGCCAGCGTGGTGTGCAGAGAACTAGGCTATGGCTCCGCTAAGGAGGCACTTACTGGCGCTCGCATGGGGCAAG gcATAGGTCCGATCTACATGAATGAGGTCCAGTGCACAGGTCATGAGCGTTCTTTACGGAACTGCCAGTAtaagaacatcactgaagaaGACTGCAAGCACACAGAGGATGCTGCAGTCCGATGTAATGTGCCATACATGGGCTTTGAGAAAACG GTGCGTATCACAGGCGGTCGCACACGCTATGAAGGCCGCGTGGAAGTGTTGCGTACCAGCACTAATGGATCGCAACACTGGGGTCTGATCTGCGGAGAAGGCTGGGGTACCAAGGAGGCCATGGTGGTGTGCAGACAGCTAGGCCTTGGATACTCCAACCATGGCATGCAA GTACGGCTTGTGGGTGGGCGGTCGGAGTATGAggggagagtggaggtttgggtgggtCAGCGCTGGGGCAGTGTGTGCAGTGAGGGCTGGACCACCAAAGAAGCCATGGTGGCTTGCAAACAGCTAGGGCTGGGTTTCAGCATGCATGCTATTAct GAAACGTGGTACTGGGATGGCAGTAATGTGACTAACATGGTGATGAGTGGTGTAAAGTGTACGGGAGAAGAACTGGATCTCAGCCAGTGCCAGAAACACAAAACCGTCACCTGCCAGAAAACAGCCACACGGTTTGCCGCAGGGGTTATCTGCTCAGAGA CTGCGTCTGATCTGGTTCTGAACGCACCCCTGGTGCAGCAGACAGCATATATCGAAGACCGTCCTCTGCATATGCTGTACTGCGCTGCAGAGGAGGACTGTCTGTCTAAAAGTGCAGCAAAAGTTAACTGGCCATATGGTCACCGCCGCCTGCTTCGCTTCTCCTCACAGATCCACAACATTGGCCGTGCTGATTTCAGGCCTAAAGCTGGACGTCACTCCTGGGTCTGGCATGCATGTCATGG GCATTATCACAGCATGGATATCTTCACTCATTATGACTTGTTGAGTGTAAATGGTACCAAGGTGGCAGAGGGACACAAAGCTAGCTTCTGTTTAGAAGACAGCGAATGTCAGGAGG GTGTTTCCAAGCGCTATGAATGTGCTAATTTTGGAGATCAGGGCATCACAGTAGGATGCTGGGATCTGTACCGGCATGACATCGACTGCCAGTGGATCGACATCACCGATGTAAAACCAGGAAATTACATCATGCAG GTTGTGATAAATCCTAATTTCGAGGTGTCTGAGAGCGACTACACAAATAACGCCATGAAATGCAACTGCAAATATGATGGCCACAGGATTTGGTTTCATAACTGTCACACCG GTGATGCTTTCAGTGAGGAGGCAGAGAGGAGGTTTGAGAAATACCCTGGACAGATCAATAATGAGATCTCCTAA
- the loxl3b gene encoding lysyl oxidase homolog 3B isoform X1, with amino-acid sequence MKHFQQWRQIVFLVFGIWVPSCFTQTASTVRPSPTPTLKSPEQLKFRLAGHPRKHNEGRIEVFYKGEWGTICDDDFSLANAQVLCRQLGFVSATGWAHSAKYGKGAGKIWLDNVQCSGSERSISVCKSRGWGNSDCTHDEDAGVICKDERLPGFVDSNVIEVQVDERNVEEVRLRSVVASKRLPVIEGVVEVKYKDSWAQICDNGWTPKNSRVVCGMMGFPHERKVNKNFYKNFRKRSAEPKVKIRVKADRQEAKAKAITKASSKSKPANSATAKRLTTERQKNYFLVHSVACLGTEVHLAACPLEFNQANATGNCPGGMPAVVSCVPGPEYAHNRAMKKKLKSLSTVRLKGGAKPGEGRVEVLKGSEWGTVCDDRWNMQSASVVCRELGYGSAKEALTGARMGQGIGPIYMNEVQCTGHERSLRNCQYKNITEEDCKHTEDAAVRCNVPYMGFEKTVRITGGRTRYEGRVEVLRTSTNGSQHWGLICGEGWGTKEAMVVCRQLGLGYSNHGMQETWYWDGSNVTNMVMSGVKCTGEELDLSQCQKHKTVTCQKTATRFAAGVICSETASDLVLNAPLVQQTAYIEDRPLHMLYCAAEEDCLSKSAAKVNWPYGHRRLLRFSSQIHNIGRADFRPKAGRHSWVWHACHGHYHSMDIFTHYDLLSVNGTKVAEGHKASFCLEDSECQEGVSKRYECANFGDQGITVGCWDLYRHDIDCQWIDITDVKPGNYIMQVVINPNFEVSESDYTNNAMKCNCKYDGHRIWFHNCHTGDAFSEEAERRFEKYPGQINNEIS; translated from the exons ATGAAGCACTTTCAGCAGTGGAGACAAATAGTCTTCCTCGTTTTTGGCATTTGGGTTCCATCGTGCTTCACTCAGACAGCGTCCACTGTGCGCCCAAGTCCCACACCAACATTGAAGTCGCCTGAACAGCTGAAGTTTCGACTGGCTGGTCATCCGCGAAAGCACAATGAGGGCCGAATTGAGGTTTTTTATAAGGGCGAATGGGGAACCATCTGTGATGATGACTTCTCACTGGCCAATGCTCAAGTGCTCTGTCGCCAGCTCGGGTTTGTGTCTGCTACAGGCTGGGCCCACAGCGCCAAATACGGAAAGGGCGCAG GTAAGATCTGGTTAGATAATGTGCAGTGCAGTGGTAGTGAGAGGAGTATATCCGTGTGTAAGTCACGTGGATGGGGCAACAGTGACTGTACTCATGATGAAGATGCTGGGGTGATCTGTAAGGATGAGAGGCTGCCAGGATTTGTTGACTCCAACGTCATAGAG GTTCAGGTGGATGAAAGGAATGTGGAGGAGGTGCGTCTTCGGTCGGTGGTCGCCAGCAAGCGGTTGCCAGTCATAGAGGGAGTAGTGGAAGTGAAGTATAAAGACAGCTGGGCTCAAATCTGCGATAACGGCTGGACACCTAAAAATTCAAGGGTTGTCTGTGGCATGATGGGTTTCCCTCATGAGAGGAAGGTCAACAAGAACTTCTACAA GAATTTCAGAAAGAGATCAGCTGAGCCAAAAGTCAAAATTAGAGTAAAAGCAGACAG GCAAGAAGCCAAAGCTAAAGCTATCACTAAAGCTAGCTCTAAGTCTAAACCTGCCAACTCAGCTACAGCCAAAAG ACTCACTACCGAGCGGCAGAAGAATTACTTCCTGGTTCACTCTGTGGCATGTTTAGGCACAGAGGTGCACCTAGCTGCCTGTCCTCTGGAGTTCAACCAGGCCAATGCCACTGGAAACTGCCCAGGTGGTATGCCTGCTGTCGTCAGCTGTGTGCCTGGACCAGAGTATGCCCATAACCGCGCCATGAAGAAAAAACTCAAATCCTTG AGCACAGTGCGCCTGAAGGGTGGAGCAAAGCCAGGAGAAGGCCGTGTGGAGGTGCTGAAGGGAAGTGAATGGGGGACGGTGTGTGATGATCGCTGGAACATGCAGTCTGCCAGCGTGGTGTGCAGAGAACTAGGCTATGGCTCCGCTAAGGAGGCACTTACTGGCGCTCGCATGGGGCAAG gcATAGGTCCGATCTACATGAATGAGGTCCAGTGCACAGGTCATGAGCGTTCTTTACGGAACTGCCAGTAtaagaacatcactgaagaaGACTGCAAGCACACAGAGGATGCTGCAGTCCGATGTAATGTGCCATACATGGGCTTTGAGAAAACG GTGCGTATCACAGGCGGTCGCACACGCTATGAAGGCCGCGTGGAAGTGTTGCGTACCAGCACTAATGGATCGCAACACTGGGGTCTGATCTGCGGAGAAGGCTGGGGTACCAAGGAGGCCATGGTGGTGTGCAGACAGCTAGGCCTTGGATACTCCAACCATGGCATGCAA GAAACGTGGTACTGGGATGGCAGTAATGTGACTAACATGGTGATGAGTGGTGTAAAGTGTACGGGAGAAGAACTGGATCTCAGCCAGTGCCAGAAACACAAAACCGTCACCTGCCAGAAAACAGCCACACGGTTTGCCGCAGGGGTTATCTGCTCAGAGA CTGCGTCTGATCTGGTTCTGAACGCACCCCTGGTGCAGCAGACAGCATATATCGAAGACCGTCCTCTGCATATGCTGTACTGCGCTGCAGAGGAGGACTGTCTGTCTAAAAGTGCAGCAAAAGTTAACTGGCCATATGGTCACCGCCGCCTGCTTCGCTTCTCCTCACAGATCCACAACATTGGCCGTGCTGATTTCAGGCCTAAAGCTGGACGTCACTCCTGGGTCTGGCATGCATGTCATGG GCATTATCACAGCATGGATATCTTCACTCATTATGACTTGTTGAGTGTAAATGGTACCAAGGTGGCAGAGGGACACAAAGCTAGCTTCTGTTTAGAAGACAGCGAATGTCAGGAGG GTGTTTCCAAGCGCTATGAATGTGCTAATTTTGGAGATCAGGGCATCACAGTAGGATGCTGGGATCTGTACCGGCATGACATCGACTGCCAGTGGATCGACATCACCGATGTAAAACCAGGAAATTACATCATGCAG GTTGTGATAAATCCTAATTTCGAGGTGTCTGAGAGCGACTACACAAATAACGCCATGAAATGCAACTGCAAATATGATGGCCACAGGATTTGGTTTCATAACTGTCACACCG GTGATGCTTTCAGTGAGGAGGCAGAGAGGAGGTTTGAGAAATACCCTGGACAGATCAATAATGAGATCTCCTAA
- the loxl3b gene encoding lysyl oxidase homolog 3B isoform X2 → MKHFQQWRQIVFLVFGIWVPSCFTQTASTVRPSPTPTLKSPEQLKFRLAGHPRKHNEGRIEVFYKGEWGTICDDDFSLANAQVLCRQLGFVSATGWAHSAKYGKGAGKIWLDNVQCSGSERSISVCKSRGWGNSDCTHDEDAGVICKDERLPGFVDSNVIEVQVDERNVEEVRLRSVVASKRLPVIEGVVEVKYKDSWAQICDNGWTPKNSRVVCGMMGFPHERKVNKNFYKLTTERQKNYFLVHSVACLGTEVHLAACPLEFNQANATGNCPGGMPAVVSCVPGPEYAHNRAMKKKLKSLSTVRLKGGAKPGEGRVEVLKGSEWGTVCDDRWNMQSASVVCRELGYGSAKEALTGARMGQGIGPIYMNEVQCTGHERSLRNCQYKNITEEDCKHTEDAAVRCNVPYMGFEKTVRITGGRTRYEGRVEVLRTSTNGSQHWGLICGEGWGTKEAMVVCRQLGLGYSNHGMQETWYWDGSNVTNMVMSGVKCTGEELDLSQCQKHKTVTCQKTATRFAAGVICSETASDLVLNAPLVQQTAYIEDRPLHMLYCAAEEDCLSKSAAKVNWPYGHRRLLRFSSQIHNIGRADFRPKAGRHSWVWHACHGHYHSMDIFTHYDLLSVNGTKVAEGHKASFCLEDSECQEGVSKRYECANFGDQGITVGCWDLYRHDIDCQWIDITDVKPGNYIMQVVINPNFEVSESDYTNNAMKCNCKYDGHRIWFHNCHTGDAFSEEAERRFEKYPGQINNEIS, encoded by the exons ATGAAGCACTTTCAGCAGTGGAGACAAATAGTCTTCCTCGTTTTTGGCATTTGGGTTCCATCGTGCTTCACTCAGACAGCGTCCACTGTGCGCCCAAGTCCCACACCAACATTGAAGTCGCCTGAACAGCTGAAGTTTCGACTGGCTGGTCATCCGCGAAAGCACAATGAGGGCCGAATTGAGGTTTTTTATAAGGGCGAATGGGGAACCATCTGTGATGATGACTTCTCACTGGCCAATGCTCAAGTGCTCTGTCGCCAGCTCGGGTTTGTGTCTGCTACAGGCTGGGCCCACAGCGCCAAATACGGAAAGGGCGCAG GTAAGATCTGGTTAGATAATGTGCAGTGCAGTGGTAGTGAGAGGAGTATATCCGTGTGTAAGTCACGTGGATGGGGCAACAGTGACTGTACTCATGATGAAGATGCTGGGGTGATCTGTAAGGATGAGAGGCTGCCAGGATTTGTTGACTCCAACGTCATAGAG GTTCAGGTGGATGAAAGGAATGTGGAGGAGGTGCGTCTTCGGTCGGTGGTCGCCAGCAAGCGGTTGCCAGTCATAGAGGGAGTAGTGGAAGTGAAGTATAAAGACAGCTGGGCTCAAATCTGCGATAACGGCTGGACACCTAAAAATTCAAGGGTTGTCTGTGGCATGATGGGTTTCCCTCATGAGAGGAAGGTCAACAAGAACTTCTACAA ACTCACTACCGAGCGGCAGAAGAATTACTTCCTGGTTCACTCTGTGGCATGTTTAGGCACAGAGGTGCACCTAGCTGCCTGTCCTCTGGAGTTCAACCAGGCCAATGCCACTGGAAACTGCCCAGGTGGTATGCCTGCTGTCGTCAGCTGTGTGCCTGGACCAGAGTATGCCCATAACCGCGCCATGAAGAAAAAACTCAAATCCTTG AGCACAGTGCGCCTGAAGGGTGGAGCAAAGCCAGGAGAAGGCCGTGTGGAGGTGCTGAAGGGAAGTGAATGGGGGACGGTGTGTGATGATCGCTGGAACATGCAGTCTGCCAGCGTGGTGTGCAGAGAACTAGGCTATGGCTCCGCTAAGGAGGCACTTACTGGCGCTCGCATGGGGCAAG gcATAGGTCCGATCTACATGAATGAGGTCCAGTGCACAGGTCATGAGCGTTCTTTACGGAACTGCCAGTAtaagaacatcactgaagaaGACTGCAAGCACACAGAGGATGCTGCAGTCCGATGTAATGTGCCATACATGGGCTTTGAGAAAACG GTGCGTATCACAGGCGGTCGCACACGCTATGAAGGCCGCGTGGAAGTGTTGCGTACCAGCACTAATGGATCGCAACACTGGGGTCTGATCTGCGGAGAAGGCTGGGGTACCAAGGAGGCCATGGTGGTGTGCAGACAGCTAGGCCTTGGATACTCCAACCATGGCATGCAA GAAACGTGGTACTGGGATGGCAGTAATGTGACTAACATGGTGATGAGTGGTGTAAAGTGTACGGGAGAAGAACTGGATCTCAGCCAGTGCCAGAAACACAAAACCGTCACCTGCCAGAAAACAGCCACACGGTTTGCCGCAGGGGTTATCTGCTCAGAGA CTGCGTCTGATCTGGTTCTGAACGCACCCCTGGTGCAGCAGACAGCATATATCGAAGACCGTCCTCTGCATATGCTGTACTGCGCTGCAGAGGAGGACTGTCTGTCTAAAAGTGCAGCAAAAGTTAACTGGCCATATGGTCACCGCCGCCTGCTTCGCTTCTCCTCACAGATCCACAACATTGGCCGTGCTGATTTCAGGCCTAAAGCTGGACGTCACTCCTGGGTCTGGCATGCATGTCATGG GCATTATCACAGCATGGATATCTTCACTCATTATGACTTGTTGAGTGTAAATGGTACCAAGGTGGCAGAGGGACACAAAGCTAGCTTCTGTTTAGAAGACAGCGAATGTCAGGAGG GTGTTTCCAAGCGCTATGAATGTGCTAATTTTGGAGATCAGGGCATCACAGTAGGATGCTGGGATCTGTACCGGCATGACATCGACTGCCAGTGGATCGACATCACCGATGTAAAACCAGGAAATTACATCATGCAG GTTGTGATAAATCCTAATTTCGAGGTGTCTGAGAGCGACTACACAAATAACGCCATGAAATGCAACTGCAAATATGATGGCCACAGGATTTGGTTTCATAACTGTCACACCG GTGATGCTTTCAGTGAGGAGGCAGAGAGGAGGTTTGAGAAATACCCTGGACAGATCAATAATGAGATCTCCTAA